The following coding sequences lie in one Cloeon dipterum chromosome 1, ieCloDipt1.1, whole genome shotgun sequence genomic window:
- the LOC135940176 gene encoding NPC intracellular cholesterol transporter 1 homolog 1b-like, whose protein sequence is MAQLKGLSLLAALILLCQVKTTIGEAHCVWYEQCITEPSTVNCIYNGTAKPVETEEGLEILRNRCPHFINEDGSASTCCDLAQMRSMDKSIQMAAGLLQRCPSCYRNLLQQICGFTCGHNQSDYIELVDTKPIAGGKVAVYEINVYLTSRYMNETFEACSEVIMPSSGQLALDASCGIWGAKQCTPQRMFDFLGDHTNNPFVPFQINYLPMDEPEGEYVPLDPYTARCSEAFSEGSWPCSCVDCSEACPAAAPASPPAEPCMVGVINCSSFAAIIIFSVVTVAAAVFVIFLKYRKRKRAYSNDSTETASSSEADADEALKPMFNAGDKMTEFLERVFFRLGLFCGRHPAVVLGCGAVFVLVLLQGIFLLEVTTDPVKLWASPTSRSRLEKNFFDSRFRPFYRTEQIFFKAVNMENVVHQTADGEVVFGPVFNKTFLETIFKLQEDIQLLGEDIVGAPLLKDVCNAPMTNAFTGPRVVEQCLVQSVFGFFNNDWDKFNEVKPGPEGSELNYLDHMQSCIQNPYNPVCFAPYNGPVLPSVGLGGYLPPGELSGDASDMIKAQAIVLTILVDNYLEPEKVAPAYEWEKNFIAFMKRWEAESKPGFMEIAYNSERSIEDELDRTSQAEVYTVLISYLVMFVYISIALGRIRSIKTIPIDSKVTLAVGGILVVLISVACSLGIFGYAGVPTTLLVIEVIPFLVLAVGVDNIFILVQRVQREPVPKHSSEPAVLMVGRALGHVGPSMLLTSVSEITCFFLGALSEMPAVNTFSLNAACALLIDFILQITCFVSLLVLDTKRQTSGRVDVLCCLKPNPKKTADVSPTSESRGFLYKFFGKYYAPFLMKEPTRLGVLLLFFAWLCTSIAVVPVIPPGLDQELSMPEDSFVLKYFQYMKDLLAVGPPVYFVVKAGPNYSSPYIQDAMCGGQRCRSDSVFTELFAATRNPEGTYLANAPSSWLDDYFDWTLVTGCCKYFALNDSFCPHNYGISQGCSPCEISYREDGVRPVVEDFEKYISFFLQDNPDSNCAKGGRAAYAQGVNYVLDDEGAGTVGDTYFMGYHTPLRTSHDFYEALRSVREISAKINDRFKDINGTSIEMFPYSVFYVYYEQYLTIWNDAIESIGISLLAIFIVTFLLTGLDIVSATVVLVTILSITLNMAGIMYWWTIELNAVSLVNLVMCAGISVEFCSHIVHSYTLSTFKDPVDRARDSLTNMGSSVFSGITLTKFGGIIVLAFAKSQIFQVFYFRMYLGIVIVGATHGLILLPVILSYVGKWTKRKTAIVFQGDEENGDTDSGSEKPLGWSF, encoded by the exons ATGGCTCAGCTGAAGGGTCTCTCACTTCTTGCAGCTTTAATTCTGCTCTGCCAG GTGAAGACTACAATAGGAGAGGCCCACTGCGTTTGGTACGAGCAGTGTATTACCGAGCCTTCCACAGTAAATTGCATCTACAATGGCACAGCGAAGCCGGTGGAGACCGAAGAGGGCCTGGAAATCCTTAGGAATCGTTGCCCGCACTTCATAAACGAGG atGGAAGCGCCAGCACTTGTTGCGACTTGGCGCAAATGCGATCGATGGACAAGAGCATACAGATGGCCGCCGGCCTTCTCCAGCGTTGTCCATCGTGCTACCGCAACCTGCTGCAGCAAATTTGCGGATTTACCTGCGGTCACAACCAGAGCGACTACATCGAACTCGTGGACACGAAACCAATTGCTGGAG gaAAAGTTGCCGTGTACGAAATTAACGTCTACCTGACGAGCCGCTACATGAACGAGACTTTCGAGGCGTGCAGCGAAGTAATTATGCCGAGCAGTGGGCAGCTCGCTTTAGACGCGTCGTGCGGTATTTGGGGTGCCAAGCAATGCACACCGCAAAG GATGTTCGACTTTCTGGGAGATCACACGAACAACCCGTTTGTGcctttccaaattaattaccTGCCCATGGACGAGCCCGAGGGCGAATACGTACCGTTAGACCCGTACACGGCCCGTTGCAGCGAAGCGTTTTCG GAAGGATCGTGGCCCTGCAGCTGCGTCGACTGCTCTGAAGCGTGTCCAGCGGCGGCGCCTGCGTCTCCTCCTGCAGAACCCTGCATGGTTGGCGTGATCAATTGCAGCTCCTTCGCAGCAATCATCATTTTCAGCGTAGTCACCGTAGCTGCTGCCGTGTTCGTCATATTTTTGAAGTACCGCAAGCGAAAGAGAGCCTATTCCAACG ACTCAACAGAAACTGCGAGCTCAAGCGAAGCCGACGCCGACGAAGCCTTAAAACCAATGTTCAATGCTGGAGATAAAATGACGGAATTCTTGGAACGAGTGTTTTTCAGATTAGGATTGT TCTGCGGTCGTCATCCAGCCGTTGTTCTCGGCTGCGGAGCCGTATTTGTTCTCGTCCTCCTGCAGGGAATATTCCTCTTGGAGGTCACGACCGATCCGGTCAAATTGTGGGCCTCGCCAACTAGCAGATCGCGTCTCGAGAAAAACTTTTTCGACTCTCGCTTCCGTCCGTTCTATCGAACGgagcaaattttcttcaagGCGGTCAACATGGAGAac GTTGTTCACCAAACTGCCGACGGCGAGGTTGTTTTCGGGCCGGTCTTCAATAAAACCTTCCtggaaaccatttttaaacttcaggAGGATATACAACTG TTGGGGGAAGACATCGTCGGCGCTCCGTTGCTGAAGGACGTGTGCAATGCACCCATGACGAACGCGTTCACCGGACCCAGGGTCGTCGAGCAGTGTTTGGTGCAGAGCGTCTTTGGCTTCTTCAACAATGACTGGGACAAATTCAACGAAGTTAAACCAGGACCGGAAGGCTCCGAGCTCAACTATCTCGACCACATGCAAAGTTGCATTCa GAACCCGTATAACCCGGTTTGCTTCGCGCCGTACAACGGGCCGGTGCTGCCGTCGGTCGGCCTGGGCGGCTACCTGCCTCCGGGCGAGCTGTCCGGCGACGCGTCCGACATGATCAAAGCGCAGGCTATTGTTCTGACCATCTTGGTGGACAACTACCTGGAGCCGGAAAAGGTTGCGCCCGCGTACGAGTGGGAGAAAAACTTTATCGCATTCATGAAGCGCTGGGAGGCGGAGAGCAAACCAGGCTTTATGGAGATCGCGTACAATTCCGAACGCTCCATTGAGGACGAGTTGGACCGGACGTCGCAGGCCGAGGTGTACACGGTGCTCATCAGTTACTTGGTCATGTTCGTCTACATTTCCATCGCCCTCGGCCGCATCAGGAGTATCAAAACCATTCcg atcgACTCCAAAGTCACTCTGGCCGTGGGTGGAATTCTGGTCGTATTGATCTCTGTCGCGTGCTCGCTGGGAATTTTCGGCTACGCTGGCGTTCCAACAACTTTACTGGTCATCGAG GTGATTCCGTTTTTGGTCCTGGCCGTCGGGGTGGACAACATTTTCATCTTGGTACAGCGTGTGCAGCGCGAGCCCGTGCCCAAGCACAGTAGCGAGCCGGCTGTGCTAATGGTGGGCCGCGCGCTGGGCCACGTGGGACCCTCCATGCTTTTGACCAGCGTCTCCGAGATCACCTGCTTTTTCCTCG GTGCGCTGTCGGAAATGCCTGCAGTGAACACCTTTTCACTGAACGCCGCGTGCGCTTTGCTGATTGATTTCATTCTCCAAATCACGTGCTTCGTCAGTTTGCTGGTGCTGGACACGAAACGCCAAACG TCGGGCAGAGTGGATGTTCTGTGCTGCCTGAAACCGAACCCGAAGAAAACGGCTGACGTTTCTCCCACCAGCGAGAGCCGCGGCTTCCTCTACAAATTCTTCGGCAAATATTACGCTCCTTTCTTGATGAAGGAGCCAACACGTCTGGGAGTTTTGTTGCTCTTCTTTGCGTGGCTGTGTACGTCCATCGCCGTCGTACCTGTGATTCCTCCCGGCCTGGACCAGGAGCTGTCCATGCCAGAGGACTCTTTTGTCCTTAAATACTTCCAG TACATGAAAGATCTGCTGGCGGTCGGCCCTCCTGTCTACTTTGTGGTCAAGGCTGGCCCCAACTACAGTTCGCCCTACATCCAAGATGCAATGTGCGGCGGACAGCGGTGCCGGTCCGACTCGGTCTTCACAGAGTTGTTCGCGGCCACTCGCAATCCCGAAGG CACGTACCTGGCGAACGCGCCGTCCAGCTGGCTGGATGACTACTTCGACTGGACCCTAGTCACCGGCTGCTGCAAGTACTTCGCGCTCAATGACTCCTTCTGCCCGCACAACT ATGGCATTTCGCAAGGGTGCAGCCCGTGTGAGATCAGCTATCGCGAGGACGGAGTGCGGCCCGTCGTCGAGGACTTTGAAAAGTATATTTCGTTCTTCTTGCAAGACAACCCTGACAGCAACTGCGCCAAGGGAGGCAGGGCCGCGTACGCACAG GGCGTGAATTATGTGCTGGATGACGAGGGTGCCGGCACCGTCGGGGACACCTACTTCATGGGCTATCACACGCCTCTGCGGACGTCGCACGACTTTTACGAGGCTCTCCGCTCTGTCAGAGAAATCTCTGCCAAAATTAACGACCGCTTTAAGGATATTAACGGCACCAGCATCGAAATGTTCCCATACAG CGTGTTCTACGTTTACTACGAGCAGTACCTGACAATTTGGAACGACGCTATCGAATCGATTGGCATTTCGCTGCTGGCCATTTTCATTGTGACCTTCCTGCTCACCGGCCTGGACATCGTGTCGGCGACCGTCGTGCTGGTCACCATCCTCTCCATCACGCTCAACATGGCGGGGATCATGTACTGGTGGACCATCGAGCTCAACGCCGTTTCCTTGGTCAACCTCGTGATG TGCGCCGGCATCTCGGTCGAGTTCTGCAGCCACATCGTGCACTCTTACACGCTGTCCACGTTCAAAGACCCGGTTGATAGGGCACGCGACAGCTTGACGAATATGGGGTCATCG GTATTTTCCGGCATTACCCTAACCAAGTTCGGAGGAATCATCGTGCTTGCTTTTGCCAAAAGCCAAATTTTCCAA GTTTTCTATTTCAGAATGTATTTGGGGATTGTGATCGTTGGAGCCACACATGGACTTATTCTGCTGCCCGTCATTCTTTCCTATGTTG GCAAATGGACGAAGAGGAAAACCGCTATCGTTTTTCAAGGGGACGAGGAAAACGGAGACACAGACAGCGGATCAGAAAAACCTTTGGGGTGGTCGTTTTGA